A DNA window from Kitasatospora atroaurantiaca contains the following coding sequences:
- a CDS encoding SDR family NAD(P)-dependent oxidoreductase, which yields MSKVVLITGTSSGIGLSAAVAAARAGFTTVATLRDPQRADALRKAAEEAGVQLDIRRLDVTDAASVAECIAGVVADHGRLDAVVNNAGAGHVGTLENESVDDVRQVMEVNFFGVVQVSKAALPHLRASGGRLVTVTSVGGVVGQPFNEAYCAAKFAVEGFMESLAPVAASVGVSVSVVEPGAVASEFVANVGVDLAEAIASAGAYAPALEAYLGRTRAMFASAAQSSDEAADTVLAALTAERPAFRLQTSDAARGFVGAKLADLDGSAVQAFTGGWIA from the coding sequence ATGTCCAAGGTCGTTCTGATCACCGGTACGTCGTCCGGCATCGGCCTCTCCGCGGCGGTCGCCGCGGCCCGCGCGGGATTCACCACCGTCGCCACCCTCCGTGACCCGCAGCGCGCGGACGCCCTGCGCAAGGCGGCCGAGGAGGCCGGCGTGCAACTCGACATCCGCCGTCTGGACGTCACCGACGCCGCCTCGGTCGCCGAGTGCATCGCCGGGGTGGTCGCCGACCACGGCCGCCTGGACGCCGTGGTCAACAACGCGGGCGCGGGGCACGTCGGGACCTTGGAGAACGAGAGCGTGGACGACGTACGCCAGGTGATGGAGGTCAACTTCTTCGGCGTCGTCCAGGTCTCCAAGGCCGCCCTGCCGCACCTGCGGGCGTCCGGCGGCCGTCTGGTGACGGTGACCAGTGTGGGCGGCGTCGTCGGGCAGCCGTTCAACGAGGCCTACTGCGCGGCCAAGTTCGCCGTCGAGGGTTTCATGGAGAGCCTGGCGCCGGTGGCCGCCTCCGTCGGGGTGTCGGTCAGTGTGGTGGAACCGGGCGCCGTCGCCAGTGAGTTCGTCGCCAACGTCGGTGTGGACCTCGCCGAGGCGATCGCCTCGGCCGGAGCGTACGCGCCCGCGCTGGAGGCCTACCTCGGCCGGACCAGGGCGATGTTCGCCTCCGCGGCACAGAGCTCCGACGAGGCCGCCGACACCGTCCTTGCGGCCCTGACCGCAGAGCGGCCCGCCTTCCGTCTGCAGACCTCGGACGCGGCGCGCGGCTTCGTCGGCGCCAAGCTCGCCGACCTGGACGGATCCGCAGTGCAGGCCTTCACCGGCGGCTGGATCGCCTGA
- a CDS encoding polyprenyl synthetase family protein: METERTSEQITEEVIAYMEPALRGAVAMLSQPVRQMSEYHFGWVDADGRPSTPIGFRRRPALMALLCAGSDREAWDGVRNAAVAATLMSAAGTVHDDLQDREMLRKGRPTLWNAFGVPAAVQVGVAMHCLAFELLAQEEVPRAAVELTRRAAFAIRECCSGQIRDLQSEGTSRAGLQESLDLLENTIAFPTAGVAMVAALVRGAGEDAVASAERFGYHAGMAMAFFDDWEGVWGTTRESLEDPLADLRRRKARAFVAVALQSHGPARDELAAFYDGTGEPGLDQLARIAELIEECGGRAWLEERIREHIELARATLPDAVADPRARAELTAFVDALADELP; the protein is encoded by the coding sequence TTGGAGACCGAACGTACGTCAGAGCAGATCACCGAGGAGGTGATCGCCTACATGGAGCCCGCGCTGCGTGGCGCGGTGGCCATGCTCAGCCAGCCCGTCCGGCAGATGTCGGAGTACCACTTCGGCTGGGTCGACGCCGACGGGCGGCCCTCCACACCGATCGGGTTCCGGCGGCGGCCCGCGCTGATGGCCCTGCTCTGCGCCGGCAGCGACAGGGAGGCCTGGGACGGGGTGCGCAACGCGGCCGTCGCCGCCACGCTGATGTCCGCCGCGGGCACCGTGCACGACGACCTGCAGGACCGGGAGATGCTCCGCAAGGGGCGTCCGACGCTGTGGAACGCCTTCGGCGTCCCCGCCGCCGTCCAGGTCGGGGTCGCCATGCACTGTCTGGCCTTCGAGCTGCTCGCCCAGGAGGAGGTGCCTCGGGCGGCCGTCGAGCTGACCCGCCGTGCGGCCTTCGCCATCCGGGAGTGCTGCTCGGGCCAGATCCGCGACCTGCAGTCCGAGGGCACCTCGCGGGCGGGTCTCCAGGAGTCGCTGGACCTGCTGGAGAACACCATCGCGTTCCCCACCGCAGGTGTCGCCATGGTCGCGGCCCTGGTGCGGGGAGCGGGCGAGGACGCGGTGGCTTCGGCGGAGAGGTTCGGCTACCACGCCGGGATGGCGATGGCCTTCTTCGACGACTGGGAGGGCGTCTGGGGCACCACCCGCGAGTCGCTGGAGGATCCGCTGGCGGATCTGCGCCGGCGGAAGGCGAGGGCCTTCGTCGCCGTCGCCCTCCAGTCCCACGGCCCGGCCCGGGACGAGCTGGCCGCCTTCTACGACGGCACGGGCGAGCCGGGTCTCGACCAGTTGGCCCGCATCGCCGAGCTGATCGAGGAGTGCGGCGGCCGTGCGTGGCTCGAGGAGCGGATCAGGGAGCACATCGAGCTGGCCAGGGCCACGCTGCCCGACGCGGTGGCCGATCCGCGCGCCCGGGCCGAGCTCACGGCCTTCGTCGACGCGCTGGCGGACGAGCTGCCCTGA
- a CDS encoding methyltransferase: MDPEDLKRIEEAVGFIRANDTGTVLAELIPGLGAEDRATVAAHCRFTHAAVLVFPETLAELREDLRDLGLAVGETTASVVVRDRLSRRYGRPGGSLEVGILRAPVRAGDGRPCELEIFALVVPPGSGLEDIVRGERAENHEAHLAFAVGAPDGVVLAGLRSMLVDRGRMVVDGGGYNAHEDGTVLYFASTDDLADGGPVRPYRRLELHAQGRHTESLAAQHREPEQPGKQLLQLMTGAWVTQAIAVAAELGLADQLAAPAGVSTEQLADRTGADHGSLLRLLRYLAGLGVVTPYGDSYRLTEIGQLLRTDVEHSMHPLARLYGGSFYESFGQLIHAVRTGREAFEHLFGKNHFDHFAEHPELAELFDRAMASSAAMFGPVVEGVDFSGARVVVDVAGGNGELLSRILRASPHLRGVLLERSHVIAAARGTMAKAGLADRCRFVVGDFTSAVPEGGDVYLLSRVLHDWDDRQCLAILERCAEAMPAGAELLIVERLLPEDDSPSLAVAWDVHMMCNVGGRERTADHYRRLLAAAGFDLTTWSELPLDGALLRARKR, translated from the coding sequence ATGGATCCGGAGGATCTGAAGCGCATCGAGGAGGCGGTCGGCTTCATCCGGGCCAACGACACCGGGACGGTCCTCGCCGAGCTGATCCCCGGGCTCGGCGCCGAGGACCGGGCGACGGTTGCCGCCCACTGCCGGTTCACGCACGCCGCGGTGCTCGTCTTCCCCGAGACGCTGGCCGAACTGCGCGAGGACCTGCGGGACTTGGGCCTTGCGGTCGGTGAGACGACGGCCAGCGTGGTGGTCCGGGACCGGCTCAGCCGCCGGTACGGGAGGCCCGGCGGATCCCTCGAGGTCGGCATTCTGCGCGCACCGGTGCGGGCCGGCGACGGCCGGCCGTGCGAGCTCGAGATCTTCGCGCTGGTGGTGCCCCCGGGGTCCGGCCTCGAGGACATCGTCCGGGGAGAGCGGGCGGAGAACCACGAGGCGCACCTCGCCTTCGCGGTCGGCGCCCCGGACGGCGTGGTCCTCGCCGGGCTGCGGTCGATGCTCGTCGACCGAGGGCGGATGGTGGTCGACGGCGGCGGCTACAACGCCCACGAGGACGGCACGGTGCTGTACTTCGCGAGCACCGACGACCTCGCCGACGGCGGTCCCGTCCGCCCGTACCGGCGCCTTGAGCTGCACGCCCAGGGCCGCCACACCGAGAGCCTGGCGGCTCAGCACCGCGAGCCGGAGCAGCCGGGCAAGCAGCTGCTCCAGCTGATGACGGGCGCCTGGGTGACCCAGGCGATCGCGGTGGCCGCCGAGTTGGGGCTCGCCGACCAGCTGGCCGCCCCGGCCGGGGTGAGCACCGAGCAGCTGGCGGACCGGACCGGTGCCGATCACGGCAGTCTGCTGCGACTGCTCCGCTACCTGGCCGGTCTCGGCGTGGTGACGCCGTACGGGGACTCCTACCGGCTGACCGAGATCGGGCAGCTGCTGCGGACCGACGTGGAGCACTCGATGCACCCGCTGGCCCGCCTCTACGGCGGCTCGTTCTACGAGTCGTTCGGACAGCTGATCCATGCCGTCCGCACCGGCCGGGAGGCGTTCGAGCACCTCTTCGGGAAGAACCACTTCGACCACTTCGCCGAACACCCCGAGCTGGCCGAGCTGTTCGACCGGGCCATGGCCTCCAGTGCGGCGATGTTCGGCCCGGTCGTGGAGGGGGTCGACTTCTCCGGGGCCCGCGTTGTGGTGGACGTCGCCGGCGGCAACGGCGAGCTCCTCAGCCGGATCCTCCGGGCTTCGCCGCATCTGCGAGGCGTCCTGCTCGAGCGCTCGCACGTCATCGCGGCCGCCCGGGGCACGATGGCGAAGGCGGGCCTCGCCGACCGCTGCCGCTTCGTGGTCGGCGACTTCACCAGCGCGGTACCGGAGGGCGGTGACGTCTACCTCCTGTCACGGGTCCTGCACGACTGGGACGACCGGCAGTGCCTGGCGATCCTTGAGCGGTGCGCGGAGGCGATGCCCGCGGGTGCCGAGCTGCTGATCGTGGAACGCCTCCTCCCCGAGGACGACTCGCCCTCCCTCGCGGTGGCCTGGGACGTCCACATGATGTGCAACGTCGGGGGCCGCGAACGGACCGCCGACCACTACCGCCGGCTCCTCGCCGCGGCCGGGTTCGATCTGACCACCTGGTCCGAGCTACCCCTGGACGGTGCCCTCCTGCGCGCACGCAAGCGGTGA
- a CDS encoding MarR family winged helix-turn-helix transcriptional regulator, with protein MSYPSDEVSARVVSLFAAINRRYARESEAAAAAHDLTPLQAKALLAAADPVPMRAVAERLHAEPSNVTAMVDRLEERGLVERRPSPADRRVKLVVATAAGLAAIGELRAAMPFATDPLAPLDAEQREALCRLLELMAGPDPQP; from the coding sequence ATGTCCTACCCCTCAGACGAGGTCTCGGCCCGTGTGGTCAGCCTGTTCGCGGCCATCAACCGCCGCTACGCCCGCGAGTCCGAGGCCGCCGCGGCCGCCCACGACCTGACGCCGCTCCAGGCCAAGGCGCTGCTGGCAGCCGCCGACCCGGTCCCGATGCGCGCCGTCGCGGAGCGGCTGCACGCCGAGCCCTCCAACGTCACCGCGATGGTCGACCGCCTGGAGGAACGCGGCCTCGTCGAGCGCCGGCCCTCGCCCGCCGACCGTCGGGTCAAGCTCGTCGTGGCCACGGCCGCCGGGCTGGCGGCCATCGGCGAGCTGCGCGCGGCGATGCCCTTCGCCACCGACCCGCTCGCGCCCCTCGACGCCGAGCAGCGGGAGGCCCTGTGCCGGCTCCTGGAGCTCATGGCAGGACCGGACCCGCAGCCCTGA
- a CDS encoding uracil-DNA glycosylase family protein, whose product MHDFDPGYGREPYAGLVRSYPGAETYPAEDFRTEWGPVFHRGRLDGTARVLVIGQDPAAHEAVARRILVGAAGRRFQGFLAKLGIDRSYVMVNTYLYSVYGQHGGVAHSHDPVIAAYRHAWLDALTTDNQVEAVIALGSLADLAWHAWRATPAGTGYAGAYRHLLHPTYPDSAAATGADPVKAMARLLGDWNDGLDALHGVITHPDSPRPLVHYGSELTAADLAAIPEADLPPGLPAWMRSDKAWAARQGATPADKRATIVVTVPPDQRPS is encoded by the coding sequence ATGCACGACTTCGACCCCGGCTACGGCCGCGAGCCGTACGCCGGCCTGGTGCGCTCCTACCCGGGCGCCGAGACGTACCCGGCCGAGGACTTCCGCACCGAGTGGGGCCCGGTCTTCCACCGCGGCAGGCTCGACGGCACCGCCCGGGTCCTGGTGATCGGCCAGGATCCGGCCGCCCACGAGGCCGTCGCGCGGCGCATCCTGGTCGGCGCCGCGGGCCGCCGCTTCCAGGGCTTCCTGGCCAAGCTCGGCATCGACCGCAGCTACGTCATGGTCAACACCTACCTCTACAGCGTGTACGGGCAGCACGGTGGCGTCGCCCACTCGCACGACCCCGTGATCGCCGCCTACCGGCACGCCTGGCTGGACGCGCTCACCACCGACAACCAGGTCGAGGCGGTCATCGCCCTCGGCAGCCTGGCCGACCTGGCCTGGCACGCCTGGCGTGCCACCCCGGCCGGCACCGGGTACGCGGGCGCGTACCGGCACCTGCTCCATCCCACCTACCCCGACAGCGCCGCGGCGACCGGGGCCGACCCGGTGAAGGCGATGGCCAGGCTGCTCGGCGACTGGAACGACGGCCTGGACGCCCTGCACGGGGTGATCACCCACCCCGACAGCCCCCGCCCGCTGGTCCACTACGGCAGCGAGCTCACCGCGGCCGACCTGGCGGCCATCCCGGAGGCCGACCTGCCGCCGGGGCTCCCGGCGTGGATGCGCTCCGACAAGGCCTGGGCCGCCCGCCAGGGCGCCACGCCCGCCGACAAGCGGGCCACGATCGTCGTCACCGTACCGCCGGACCAGCGCCCGTCCTGA
- a CDS encoding tetratricopeptide repeat protein, whose protein sequence is MRSHELRAAGLATALGTVLDALGEYAEAEPLLRNAVQAYETAYGPDDPRLAPPLRALGDACAARGRLAEAEELYLRVLSLVHRTQEES, encoded by the coding sequence ATGAGGAGTCATGAGCTGCGGGCAGCGGGCCTGGCGACCGCCCTCGGGACGGTGCTGGACGCGCTCGGCGAGTACGCCGAGGCCGAGCCCCTGCTGCGCAACGCGGTACAGGCCTACGAGACCGCGTACGGCCCCGACGACCCTCGCCTCGCGCCACCCCTGCGGGCGCTCGGCGACGCCTGCGCCGCCCGTGGCCGCCTCGCAGAGGCGGAGGAGCTGTACCTGCGGGTGCTCTCGCTCGTTCACCGCACCCAGGAGGAGTCATGA
- a CDS encoding amidohydrolase family protein encodes MDPRNTVLPDGVLYVHDGLIEDLRPASDPPPPGYEGLARTASGGSVYPGLIELHNHLPYDVLQLWQVPKRFTNRSQWGGTEAYRRLVTGPMTVLGHDPLLMPAVVRYVEAKALVNGTTTSQGIALFSNAGARRMYRGVVRNVEQPQDPALPAAASRIADVDAADARRFLDRISRSQRVLLHLAEGVSTDTAARAHFLALQYEPGTPGKWAITENLIGIHCTALTAADFDILADHGGSMVWSPLSNLLLYGQTADIAAAKRAGVRSGLGSDWSVSGSKGLLGELKAARLASAAAGDVHSDRELVAMATSDAAAMLRWGGSLGTLQPGKRADLLAVSGTGGDPYAGLIDAGDDDIRLVVIDGTARYGTTGLMHALAPGALLEKALPGRLVNLDDEQSDPLVAGLTLAEATARLTAALGELPARAAPGAPLHALALPEEEPTWHLALDEIQPTGAELRPRLPVRGAAGAFAGGPVIRSRSAAPAALTALTLDALTAGQDAGFLTTLAAEANLPEMLGTRLAELLAGGSRPGPARRVGT; translated from the coding sequence ATGGACCCGCGGAACACGGTCCTCCCGGACGGCGTCCTCTACGTCCACGACGGGCTGATCGAGGACCTGCGGCCGGCGTCCGACCCGCCGCCGCCAGGCTACGAGGGCCTCGCACGCACCGCCAGCGGGGGCAGCGTGTACCCGGGGCTGATCGAGCTTCACAACCATCTGCCCTACGACGTCCTGCAGTTGTGGCAGGTCCCGAAGCGGTTCACCAACCGGTCGCAGTGGGGCGGCACCGAGGCCTACCGGCGGCTGGTCACCGGGCCGATGACGGTGCTCGGGCACGATCCGCTGCTGATGCCCGCAGTGGTGCGCTACGTCGAGGCAAAGGCCCTGGTGAACGGCACCACCACCAGCCAGGGCATCGCCCTGTTCAGCAACGCCGGCGCCCGCCGGATGTACCGGGGCGTCGTCCGCAACGTCGAACAGCCGCAGGATCCGGCCCTGCCCGCCGCCGCCTCGCGCATCGCGGACGTCGACGCGGCCGACGCCCGGCGCTTCCTGGACCGGATCAGCCGCTCGCAGCGCGTGCTGCTGCATCTGGCCGAAGGCGTCAGCACCGACACCGCCGCCCGTGCGCACTTCCTGGCGCTGCAGTACGAGCCCGGGACACCCGGGAAGTGGGCCATCACGGAGAACCTGATCGGCATCCACTGCACCGCACTGACCGCCGCCGACTTCGACATCCTGGCCGACCACGGCGGCTCCATGGTGTGGTCCCCGCTGTCCAACCTGCTGCTGTACGGGCAGACCGCCGACATCGCCGCCGCCAAACGGGCGGGGGTGCGCAGCGGACTCGGCTCGGACTGGTCGGTCTCGGGCAGCAAGGGCCTGCTCGGCGAGCTCAAGGCCGCCCGGCTGGCCTCCGCGGCTGCGGGCGACGTCCACTCCGACCGCGAACTGGTCGCCATGGCGACCAGCGACGCGGCCGCGATGCTGCGCTGGGGCGGCTCGCTGGGCACGCTCCAGCCCGGGAAGCGCGCCGACCTGCTCGCCGTCTCGGGGACGGGCGGTGACCCCTACGCCGGGCTGATCGACGCCGGGGACGACGACATCAGGCTCGTCGTCATCGACGGCACCGCCCGCTACGGCACCACCGGGCTGATGCACGCGCTGGCCCCCGGCGCCCTTCTGGAGAAGGCCCTCCCCGGCCGGCTGGTCAACCTCGACGACGAGCAGAGCGACCCGCTGGTGGCGGGCCTGACCCTGGCCGAGGCCACCGCCCGCCTTACCGCCGCCCTCGGCGAGCTGCCCGCGCGGGCCGCGCCGGGTGCACCGCTGCACGCGCTGGCCCTGCCCGAGGAGGAGCCGACCTGGCACCTCGCGCTGGACGAGATCCAGCCGACCGGCGCCGAGCTGCGCCCGCGGCTGCCCGTGCGCGGCGCGGCCGGGGCCTTCGCCGGCGGACCCGTCATCAGAAGCCGGTCCGCGGCGCCCGCAGCGCTCACCGCGCTGACCCTGGACGCCCTGACCGCCGGTCAGGACGCAGGATTCCTCACCACCCTCGCGGCCGAGGCCAACCTCCCCGAGATGCTGGGTACCCGCCTCGCCGAGCTGCTGGCCGGCGGGTCACGACCCGGCCCCGCGCGGCGCGTGGGGACCTGA
- a CDS encoding response regulator transcription factor produces MDVAEALTTARRSHRTQAWRDACEAFAAADRLAPLEIDDLEEYAEAAHILGRGDEAVRLLQRAYGQRAEAGEVGGAIKCAFWLHEALSMKGEFAHAGGWLARAARLAEAGPRCAEAGYLLLPEAERQTEQGDHAAAYATAARAVELAQECGDRDLATAAAHIQGRARIKQERVEEGLALLDEAMVAVTAGETSPRVSGWVYCSVIAACGELQELRRAREWTRALSSWLDARPQFTGGYSGLCLVHRSQLLQQLGDWPDAVRQAEDACERLTQGYGEMLAGMAFYQLGEIHRLRGEPALAEQAYRQAGQYGCEPQPGLALLRLAQGRPDLAASGIRRALGEAADRLARAQLLPAYVEIVLAAGELDAAREGTAELAGIAQDYDRPALHAHTGYARAATHLAEGDAAEALTAARRAWRLWRDLDVPYQGARARVLVALACRALGDEDTAVVEFAAALEAFGRLGAGPDRTLAESLAAGRPAGDTTSGLTPREIEVLKLVAAGGTNHEIAQELFLSEKTVARHISNILTKLDVGSRTAAAAYAFEHGLTRP; encoded by the coding sequence ATGGACGTGGCCGAGGCACTGACCACCGCTCGGAGGTCGCACCGCACCCAGGCGTGGCGCGATGCCTGCGAGGCCTTCGCCGCGGCCGACCGGCTCGCCCCGCTGGAGATCGACGACCTCGAGGAGTACGCGGAGGCCGCGCACATCCTGGGCCGTGGCGACGAGGCGGTCCGGCTGCTGCAGCGCGCGTACGGACAGCGGGCCGAGGCCGGTGAGGTGGGCGGTGCGATCAAGTGCGCCTTCTGGCTGCACGAGGCGCTCTCGATGAAGGGCGAGTTCGCGCACGCGGGCGGCTGGCTGGCCCGGGCCGCGCGCCTGGCCGAGGCCGGCCCGCGCTGCGCCGAGGCGGGCTACCTGCTGCTGCCGGAGGCCGAACGGCAGACCGAGCAGGGCGACCACGCAGCGGCGTACGCGACCGCGGCCCGGGCCGTGGAACTGGCACAGGAGTGCGGGGACCGCGACCTGGCCACCGCCGCCGCCCACATCCAGGGGCGGGCGAGGATCAAGCAGGAGCGGGTCGAGGAGGGGCTCGCGCTGCTGGACGAGGCGATGGTGGCCGTCACGGCGGGCGAGACCTCGCCCCGGGTCTCCGGGTGGGTCTACTGCAGCGTGATCGCCGCCTGCGGCGAGCTGCAGGAGCTGCGGCGGGCCAGGGAGTGGACCCGGGCGCTGAGCAGCTGGCTCGATGCCCGCCCCCAGTTCACGGGCGGGTACTCCGGGCTCTGCCTGGTCCACCGGTCCCAGCTGCTGCAGCAGCTGGGCGACTGGCCCGATGCCGTCCGCCAGGCGGAGGACGCCTGCGAGCGGCTCACCCAGGGCTACGGCGAGATGCTGGCCGGAATGGCGTTCTACCAGCTCGGCGAGATCCACCGGCTGCGCGGCGAGCCGGCCCTCGCGGAGCAGGCCTACCGGCAGGCCGGCCAGTACGGCTGCGAGCCGCAGCCCGGCCTCGCGCTGCTCCGCCTGGCCCAGGGCAGGCCGGACCTCGCCGCCAGCGGGATCCGCCGGGCGCTCGGCGAGGCCGCCGACCGGTTGGCCCGGGCGCAGCTGCTCCCGGCGTACGTCGAGATCGTGCTGGCGGCCGGCGAGCTCGACGCGGCCCGCGAGGGTACGGCCGAGCTGGCCGGGATCGCGCAGGACTACGACCGGCCGGCCCTGCACGCCCACACGGGGTACGCCCGGGCCGCCACCCACCTCGCCGAGGGCGACGCCGCCGAGGCCCTCACCGCCGCGCGGCGCGCCTGGCGGCTGTGGCGGGACCTGGACGTGCCGTACCAGGGCGCCAGGGCCCGGGTCCTGGTGGCGCTGGCCTGCCGAGCCCTGGGCGACGAGGACACCGCCGTCGTGGAGTTCGCCGCCGCGCTGGAAGCCTTCGGCCGCCTCGGCGCCGGACCGGACCGGACCCTGGCCGAGTCGCTCGCCGCGGGGCGGCCGGCCGGGGACACGACGTCCGGGCTGACCCCGCGCGAGATCGAGGTGCTGAAGCTGGTCGCCGCCGGCGGGACCAACCACGAGATCGCGCAGGAGCTGTTCCTGAGCGAGAAGACCGTCGCCCGGCACATCAGCAACATCCTGACCAAGCTCGACGTGGGCTCCCGGACCGCCGCCGCGGCGTACGCCTTCGAGCACGGCCTCACCCGGCCGTAG
- a CDS encoding flavin-containing monooxygenase, whose protein sequence is MNAERFETVIIGGGQAGLCVGYHLAKRGREFVILDGNRRIGDNWRQQWDSLRLYSPARYDGLPGMRFPAPRWSFPGKDQVGDYLAAYAERFRLPVRTGVRVDRLSRNGAGYVVDAGDSRLYADNVVVATGTFGRTPYIPGFAAQLDPRTVQLHSCRYRNQAQLHEGPVLVVGASHSGADIAYESGPGHRTVLCGRDTGQIPFRLESRGMHLLFPVLWQIADHVLTTGTPIGRKLGPDIRTHGGPLLRVRAADLAAVGVERVTARMSGVREGMPLLDDGRVLEVANVVWCTGFRQDFDWIDAPGIGADGWPEEKRGVVAASPGLYFSGLAFQRAFSSMLIGGAGRDAEIVAKHIAARERTARKAEALAPG, encoded by the coding sequence ATGAACGCGGAACGCTTCGAGACAGTGATCATCGGCGGCGGCCAGGCCGGCCTCTGCGTCGGCTACCACCTGGCCAAGCGGGGCCGGGAGTTCGTGATCCTCGACGGCAACCGGCGGATCGGCGACAACTGGCGGCAGCAGTGGGACTCGCTGCGCCTCTACAGCCCGGCCCGCTACGACGGCCTCCCCGGCATGCGCTTCCCCGCGCCCCGCTGGTCGTTCCCCGGCAAGGACCAGGTGGGCGACTACCTCGCGGCGTACGCGGAGCGCTTCCGGCTCCCGGTCCGCACCGGGGTGAGGGTCGACCGGCTCTCCCGGAACGGGGCCGGGTACGTCGTCGACGCCGGTGACAGCCGGCTGTACGCCGACAACGTGGTGGTGGCGACCGGGACCTTCGGGCGCACCCCGTACATCCCCGGCTTCGCTGCGCAGCTGGACCCCCGGACCGTTCAGCTGCACTCGTGCCGGTACCGGAACCAGGCCCAGCTCCACGAGGGGCCCGTGCTGGTCGTCGGTGCCTCGCACTCCGGGGCGGACATCGCGTACGAGTCCGGGCCGGGTCACCGCACCGTGCTCTGCGGCCGGGACACCGGGCAGATTCCGTTCCGGCTCGAATCCCGGGGGATGCACCTGCTCTTTCCCGTCCTCTGGCAGATCGCCGACCACGTGCTCACGACCGGTACGCCGATCGGGCGCAAGCTCGGGCCGGACATCCGCACCCACGGCGGACCGCTGCTCCGGGTGAGGGCCGCCGACCTGGCCGCCGTCGGTGTGGAGCGGGTCACCGCCCGCATGTCGGGCGTGCGCGAGGGCATGCCGCTGCTCGACGACGGCCGCGTCCTCGAGGTGGCGAACGTGGTCTGGTGCACCGGCTTCCGGCAGGACTTCGACTGGATCGACGCCCCGGGCATCGGGGCCGACGGCTGGCCGGAGGAGAAGCGCGGCGTCGTCGCGGCCTCCCCGGGGCTGTACTTCTCCGGGCTGGCGTTCCAGCGGGCGTTCAGCTCCATGCTGATCGGCGGCGCCGGGCGGGACGCCGAGATCGTCGCGAAGCACATCGCCGCGCGCGAGCGGACCGCCAGGAAGGCCGAGGCCTTGGCACCCGGCTGA
- a CDS encoding YchJ family protein, with the protein MSRRRPVPRPQPARATPKACPCGLPADYDDCCGRLHRGEAQASTAEQLMRSRFSAFAVQDEAYLIRSWHPTTRPPRIDFDPAMRWVRLDILGSTDGGPFHTEGTVEFRAHYTERGRAGELHESSRFVRHDSAWTYLDGIVSG; encoded by the coding sequence ATGTCCCGACGACGCCCTGTGCCACGCCCGCAACCGGCCCGCGCCACCCCGAAGGCCTGCCCCTGCGGGCTGCCCGCGGACTACGACGACTGCTGCGGCCGCCTGCACCGCGGCGAGGCGCAGGCGTCCACCGCCGAGCAGCTGATGCGTTCGCGCTTCAGCGCCTTCGCCGTGCAGGACGAGGCGTACCTGATCCGCAGCTGGCACCCCACCACCAGGCCGCCGCGGATCGACTTCGACCCCGCGATGCGCTGGGTGCGCCTGGACATCCTCGGCAGCACCGACGGCGGTCCGTTCCACACCGAGGGCACGGTCGAGTTCCGTGCCCACTACACCGAACGCGGCCGGGCGGGCGAGCTCCACGAGAGCAGCCGCTTCGTACGCCACGACAGCGCCTGGACCTACCTCGACGGCATCGTCAGCGGCTGA